From a single Brassica napus cultivar Da-Ae chromosome C9, Da-Ae, whole genome shotgun sequence genomic region:
- the LOC125592712 gene encoding NAC domain-containing protein 6-like, which produces MYEYNDEDGGIQFQPYDDELINEYLIPKLEGKPRREITMKDVYSKEPWLLDHPMGSFFKKNEWYYLVTRTQLAKKNIGCGQKAKRKVNNKKQKSGDGTSCNVSRDSESWIMTEYMLPDEKGKFHELVICKIHVIKNSKKKDDDHNEACTSSNHHCLIGKR; this is translated from the exons ATGTATGAATACAACGACGAAGATGGAGGGATTCAGTTTCAACCCTACGACGACGAACTCATCAACGAATATTTAATCCCCAAATTGGAAGGTAAACCGCGTAGAGAGATCACTATGAAGGATGTTTACTCAAAGGAGCCATGGTTGCTGGACCATCCCATGGGTTCGTTTTTCAAGAAGAACGAATGGTACTACCTTGTGACAAGGACTCAACTCGCCAAAAAGAACATTGGTTGTGGTCAGAAAGCGAAACG CAAGGTAAATAACAAGAAGCAGAAGAGCGGAGACGGTACTTCTTGTAATGTATCACGAGACAGCGAGAGCTGGATTATGACAGAATATATGCTTCCGGATGAAAAAGGCAAGTTTCATGAACTGGTCATCTGCAAGATTCATGTGATCAAGAATTCCAAGAAGAAGGATGATGATCATAATGAAGCTTGCACTTCTAGCAATCATCattgtttgatcggaaaacggtaa
- the LOC125592713 gene encoding uncharacterized protein LOC125592713 yields MDSEKSYSKPKKQAGASYIPKKKTGTLVISDGEIALESNLKNPVDESQALSSDLPSPSHSYVEVCKSNIGTINSSTCQVPTVDHLLEANLGSDKALVPAQFLELNEIGNQAIQKKSAENIPFTTVFKAARQRDIIPREKSRVLVTSANPFAALDSDVVSNPDQSSSDDASEDQECLVVTNFIRSNDFYLASSSSSSGSKQQKNKKRKLSKSKLRFRVEARIQLLYSDAQSITLQIFDDTGLYFFYTAVYASNDLDERKALWTSLKDTEISFGLDGKPWLVCGDFNEIIDPSESSNPSIISSTRPMRDLAASLSTMGLFDLSSQGPPFTWSNQRPSDPLGKRLDRCLINDQWQLVFPTGYCTFEPPEFSDHTPCHIRLFSPKPSFGTKPFMFQSFVANLPSFISSMQHIWEGIQSRPQNLSSLSFRLKGLKRPIKSLAKENLSNIERRVAEAKDSLDSIQLSALTNPSEIIFELEKSAKDQWVFLRLAEECFFRQRSRIKWLQLGDLNTTFFHRINLVRNALNAIKYLLRADGTRSESLEEVHKIALDYFSGILCNVRGSFCPFLPDILRRFIRDVCTNDQQSLLAAPITRDLIKATMLKLSLNRTPGPDGWTAEFFRATWLIFGEEVTNAVLDFFARPFMPSALHATSLILIPKRPGAENIADFRPISCLNTIYKFVSKIISARLKKVLPSIVLPNQTGFVENRLILENVLLASEVLNGYHKKGLSPRITLKVDISKAFDSVRWNFILETLKACHFSALYIDWVRACICSPSYSVSINGVTSGYFKGKTGLRQGDPLSPPLFVVVMNVLSNMLNRGAVDGIFNYHPGCADLGLTHLAFADDLLIFLEGTEKSVVGVFTVLSQFEKFSGLAVNIHKTSMFCSGLSDATEANILRRFLLKPEVLPVRYLGVPLCSKRLSVKDCDPLISQIRRKYNAWMNRHLSLAGRLTLISSVIPGIIGFWTSAFCIPAKVLKMINSLSTSFLWHDCLDNPRGAKVSWQDVCRPKVEGGLGLRNSASWNIVFGLKLIWLLHFRAGSLWVAWMRRKYISMYSFWSSQLTVRNTSWMFQRLVNLRPIAQTLVYYEINNGGETYFWWDPWTPFGPLIQYLGITGPMDLGISIDSLVCDCLVNGSWILPHPRSERQFQLHIFISTLSLGQGNDRILWKVNGVQRDKFISKDIWNYTRERRQPSTWTSLVWHAASVPKQAITSCLFMLNRNPTMDMLLSWGLDVEEVWRKCLVRLGVSNAPTTWQSVIDWLCYLPFDRILKLVILQIWQACLYEIWKEQNARFHLGTTAPPIKISEVATRTSRFKATALKKSGKILGNELLAFWSGI; encoded by the exons ATGGACTCCGAAAAGTCTTACTCCAAACCAAAAAAGCAGGCAGGTGCTTCTTATATCCCTAAGAAGAAAACGGGGACTTTGGTTATTTCGGATGGAGAAATTGCTTTGGAGTCTAATTTAAAGAATCCAGTGGATGAGAGCCAGGCTCTATCTTCAGATTTACCCTCTCCCTCTCATTCCTATGTGGAGGTCTGCAAAAGTAATATTGGCACTATTAATTCGTCTACTTGCCAAGTTCCTACAGTAGACCATCTGTTGGAAGCTAATCTTGGTAGCGACAAGGCTCTAGTTCCTGCACAGTTTTTGGAGTTAAATGAGATTGGTAATCAGGCCATTCAGAAGAAGTCTGCTGAAAATATTCCCTTCACTACAGTCTTCAAAGCTGCCCGTCAAAGAGATATAATCCCCAGAGAGAAATCAAGGGTATTAGTGACTTCTGCCAATCCTTTTGCAGCCTTAGACTCAGATGTAGTTTCTAACCCTGATCAATCTTCAAGTGATGATGCTTCTGAAGATCAAGAATGTCTTGTGGTGACCAATTTCATTCGGAGTAATGATTTCTATTTGgcatcttcctcctcctcttctggTTCGAAGCAGCAGAAGAATAAGAAAAGGAAACTTTCAAAGAG CAAGCTTAGGTTCAGAGTGGAGGCTAGGATTCAGCTTTTGTACTCGGATGCTCAGTCTATCACTCTCCAGATTTTTGATGATACGGGTCTTTACTTCTTCTACACTGCGGTTTATGCTTCAAATGATTTGGATGAAAGAAAGGCCTTATGGACCTCTCTAAAGGATACTGAAATCTCCTTTGGGCTTGATGGGAAACCTTGGTTGGTATGTGGGGATTTTAATGAGATTATTGATCCAAGTGAGTCATCAAATCCGTCTATCATCTCATCTACAAGACCTATGAGAGATTTAGCAGCCTCTTTATCAACTATGGGGCTTTTTGACTTGTCGTCGCAAGGGCCTCCTTTCACGTGGTCCAACCAGAGACCATCTGATCCCCTTGGCAAGCGTTTGGACAGATGTTTGATAAATGATCAATGGCAGCTTGTGTTCCCAACCGGTTACTGCACGTTTGAACCTCCTGAATTTTCAGATCACACCCCTTGTCACATCCGTCTTTTCTCGCCGAAGCCGTCTTTTGGAACTAAGCCATTTATGTTTCAGAGTTTTGTTGCCAATCTGCCTTCCTTTATCTCCTCAATGCAGCACATCTGGGAAGGTATTCAATCACGGCCACAAAAcctctcttctttgagtttcagGCTTAAGGGTCTTAAAAGACCAATAAAGTCTCTAGCGAAAGAAAATCTTAGTAACATTGAGAGACGAGTCGCTGAGGCGAAAGATTCGCTGGATTCTATTCAGTTATCTGCGCTTACAAACCCCTCTGAAATTATTTTCGAGTTGGAGAAGTCTGCTAAAGATCAGTGGGTTTTTCTAAGGCTAGCTGAAGAATGTTTCTTCAGACAGAGATCTCGGATCAAATGGCTTCAATTGGGTGATCTAAACACGACTTTCTTCCATCGTATTAATCTGGTTAGGAATGCTTTAAATGCCATAAAATATCTCCTTCGTGCTGATGGAACCCGATCTGAATCGCTAGAGGAAGTCCATAAGATAGCCTTAGATTACTTCTCAGGTATTCTTTGTAATGTGAGGGGCTCCTTCTGTCCTTTTCTTCCAGATATTCTCAGGCGTTTTATCAGGGATGTGTGCACAAATGATCAGCAGTCTCTGCTTGCGGCTCCAATAACAAGAGATCTAATCAAAGCCACAATGCTTAAATTATCTCTAAATAGAACGCCTGGTCCAGATGGATGGACGGCTGAGTTCTTCAGAGCGACTTGGCTAATTTTTGGAGAGGAGGTAACAAATGCGGTCTTGGATTTCTTTGCTAGGCCCTTCATGCCGTCAGCCTTACATGCCACTTCTCTGATCCTTATACCGAAGCGACCTGGAGCGGAAAATATTGCAGATTTCAGACCAATCTCTTGCTTAAATACCATATACAAATTTGTCTCTAAAATCATTTCGGCCCGTCTAAAGAAGGTGCTACCGTCCATCGTTCTCCCTAATCAGACTGGCTTTGTAGAGAATAGACTTATTCTGGAGAACGTCTTGCTGGCTTCAGAAGTTTTAAATGGTTATCATAAGAAAGGGCTTTCTCCTAGAATCACCCTAAAAGTTGATATTTCTAAGGCATTCGACTCTGTTCGGTGGAATTTCATCTTAGAAACTTTAAAGGCCTGTCATTTCTCGGCGCTATATATTGATTGGGTTCGAGCTTGCATCTGCTCTCCTTCTTACTCAGTCAGTATAAATGGAGTCACTTCTGGCTATTTCAAAGGTAAAACTGGTCTTCGTCAGGGGGATCCCTTGTCTCCTCCTCTTTTTGTTGTGGTGATGAACGTGTTATCCAATATGTTGAATAGAGGAGCAGTTGATGGAATCTTCAATTATCACCCGGGATGTGCTGATTTGGGTCTTACTCACTTGGCGTTTGCAGATGATTTACTCATTTTTTTGGAGGGCACTGAGAAATCTGTTGTTGGTGTGTTCACAGTTCTATCACAGTTTGAGAAGTTCTCTGGTCTTGCAGTAAACATCCACAAAACGTCAATGTTTTGCTCTGGGTTGTCTGATGCTACAGAAGCAAATATTCTCAGGAGATTTTTACTCAAGCCTGAGGTTCTTCCCGTGAGGTATTTGGGGGTACCTCTATGTTCTAAAAGACTCTCAGTCAAAGATTGTGATCCATTAATTTCTCAGATTAGGCGGAAATATAATGCTTGGATGAATAGACATTTGAGTTTGGCGGGAAGGCTCACTCTCATTTCTTCGGTCATCCCAGGAATTATAGGCTTTTGGACATCAGCCTTTTGTATTCCGGCAAAGGTTTTGAAGATGATAAATAGCTTATCTACTTCCTTTCTTTGGCATGACTGTCTGGATAATCCTAGAGGTGCTAAAGTCTCCTGGCAGGATGTTTGTCGCCCTAAAGTAGAGGGTGGTTTAGGGCTGAGAAATTCAGCTTCTTGGAATATTGTCTTTGGCCTCAAGCTTATTTGGTTGCTCCACTTCAGAGCTGGATCACTATGGGTTGCATGGATGAGGAGGAAGTACATAAGCATGTACTCATTTTGGTCGTCTCAGCTTACGGTTCGCAACACCTCTTGGATGTTTCAAAGGCTTGTCAACTTACGCCCAATAGCTCAAACTCTGGTTTACTATGAGATTAATAATGGCGGTGAAACTTATTTCTGGTGGGATCCATGGACTCCTTTCGGTCCTTTGATTCAATACTTGGGTATTACGGGTCCTATGGATCTTGGGATCTCTATTGATTCTCTTGTGTGCGATTGCTTAGTAAATGGTAGTTGGATTTTGCCTCATCCCCGATCGGAAAGGCAATTTCAGCTTCATATATTCATCTCCACGTTATCTCTGGGACAAGGAAATGATAGGATTCTCTGGAAAGTTAATGGGGTTCAGAGAGATAAATTTATCTCTAAGGATATTTGGAATTACACAAGGGAGAGGAGACAACCCTCTACTTGGACGTCTTTGGTGTGGCATGCTGCATCGGTTCCTAAACAAGCCATTACTTCGTGTCTCTTCATGTTAAACCGTAATCCTACCATGGACATGCTCCTATCTTGGGGTCTTGATGTTGAAG AGGTTTGGAGAAAGTGCTTGGTCCGCTTGGGTGTTTCTAATGCTCCAACTACTTGGCAAAGTGTTATTGACTGGTTGTGTTATCTTCCCTTTGATAGGATTCTCAAACTGGTTATTTTACAAATATGGCAAGCATGTTTGTATGAAATTTGGAAGGAGCAGAATGCTCGTTTCCATTTGGGAACTACTGCCCCTCCTATAAAAATTTCTGAAGTTGCAACTCGTACATCAAGGTTCAAGGCTACTGCCCTGAAGAAGTCTGGGAAAATTTTAGGAAATGAGCTTCTCGCTTTTTGGTCTGGGATTTAA
- the LOC106403699 gene encoding NAC domain-containing protein 35-like — MYEYNDEDGGIQFQPYDDELINQYLIPKLKGKPCREITMKDVYSKEPWLLDHPMGSFFKKNEWYYFVTRTQLSKKKIGCGKKVKRKITRDDDSGSWRANAKEDITDKETKKTIGVKQSLNFVRSNVNNKKQKREDGTSCDVSRDNESWIMTEYMLPEEKDKFHELVICKIHVIKNSKKENDDHHEACTSSNHHHYVSVLASSFSDQQLQHPINEAHRHEASTYHHHPIEFYTLEQQPINIVYQ; from the coding sequence ATGTATGAATACAACGACGAAGATGGAGGGATTCAATTTCAACCCTACGACGATGAACTCATCAATCAATATTTAATCCCCAAGTTGAAAGGTAAACCATGTAGAGAGATCACTATGAAGGATGTTTACTCAAAGGAGCCATGGTTGCTGGACCATCCCATGGGTTCGTTTTTCAAGAAGAACGAGTGGTACTACTTTGTGACAAGGACTCAACTCTCTAAGAAGAAAATTGGTTGTGGTAAGAAAGTGAAACGGAAGATCACCCGAGACGACGATAGTGGGTCTTGGAGGGCTAATGCGAAAGAAGATATCACGGACAAGGAAACAAAGAAGACCATTGGGGTAAAGCAAAGCCTAAATTTTGTTAGAAGCAACGTAAATAACAAGAAGCAGAAGAGGGAAGACGGtacttcttgtgatgtatcaCGAGACAATGAGAGCTGGATTATGACAGAATATATGCTTCCGGAAGAAAAAGATAAGTTTCATGAACTGGTCATATGCAAGATTCATGTGATCAAGAATTCCAAGAAGGAGAATGATGATCATCATGAAGCTTGTACTTCTAGTAATCATCATCATTATGTGTCTGTTCtagcttcttctttctctgaTCAGCAGCTGCAACATCCGATCAATGAAGCTCATCGTCATGAAGCTTCTacttatcatcatcatcctatTGAGTTTTATACCTTGGAGCAGCAACCGATCAATATTGTTTATCAATAA
- the LOC106406103 gene encoding protein GRAVITROPIC IN THE LIGHT 1-like produces MLPGILLCSLNPRNHSSLCSKKKKKSDRESLDTDPKDIDYWYSVQFNRDPPRFALRSENNNHRSRSGEFCKAKKRGEMANKVSNFSDLIQRVTASCLLHPLSAGRQDLAANRRGEYDSEEEEEGEIRYEDAPENENGEEDETVRGKIRSGGSVVSVEAVQEMEMVMEQVFTAAAALKRAYVALQDAHSPWDPEKMHDADVAMVAELRRIGTLRERFRRMKGGGRRKNDGGRGLLREAVAPYEAVVKELKKEAKAKDAEIENLKEKVKAMVNGNGNGGKKHRLLSSRKVNCATQVAVSPVPELFEMTMSQVKEASKSFTRILLSLMRAARWDIAAAVRSIEAASAASDGGMSTTASALASSVPNGHAKFALESYICRKIFQGFDHETFYMDGSLSSLINPDQYRRDCFAQFKDMKAMDPMELLGILPTCHFGKFCSKKYLSIIHNKMEESLFGDSEQREVVLAGNHPRSQFYGEFLGLAKAVWLLHLLAFSLDPSPSHFEANRGAEYHSQYMESVVRFPDGRVPAGQVVGFPVCPGFKLSHQGKGSIIKSRVYLVPRA; encoded by the exons ATGTTGCCAGGCATACTGTTATGCTCACTTAATCCCAGGAATCACAG TTCACTGTgcagcaagaagaagaagaagagtgatagAGAGAGCTTAGATACTGATCCCAAGGACATTGACTACTGGTACTCTGTTCAGTTCAACCGAGATCCTCCCAGATTCGCTCTTCGATCGGAGAACAACAATCACCGTTCTCGCAG TGGCGAATTCTGCAAGGCGAAGAAGCGAGGAGAAATGGCGAACAAGGTCTCAAACTTCTCGGATCTGATTCAGCGAGTGACTGCTTCGTGTTTGCTCCATCCACTCTCCGCCGGCCGGCAAGATCTCGCCGCGAACCGCCGGGGAGAGTACGATtccgaagaggaagaagaaggagagattcGGTACGAAGACGCACCGGAGAACGAGAATGGTGAAGAGGACGAGACGGTTAGGGGTAAGATCAGGAGCGGAGGGAGCGTTGTGAGTGTGGAGGCGGTTCAGGAGATGGAGATGGTGATGGAGCAAGTGTTCACGGCCGCTGCAGCTCTGAAGAGAGCTTACGTGGCGCTTCAGGACGCTCACTCTCCTTGGGATCCGGAGAAGATGCACGACGCTGACGTGGCGATGGTGGCTGAGCTGAGGAGGATCGGGACTCTTAGAGAGAGATTCAGGAGGATGAAGGGCGGTGGCCGGAGGAAGAACGACGGAGGCAGAGGATTGCTGAGAGAGGCGGTGGCGCCGTACGAAGCCGTCGTGAAGGAGCTGAAGAAAGAAGCGAAGGCGAAAGACGCTGAGATTGAGAATCTCAAGGAGAAAGTCAAAGCAATGGTCAACGGTAACGGTAACGGAGGCAAGAAACACCGTCTGCTTTCAAGCCGGAAAGTTAACTGCGCAACGCAAGTTGCTGTTTCTCCCGTGCCGGAGTTATTCGAGATGACGATGAGTCAGGTGAAAGAAGCTTCGAAGTCCTTCACAAGGATACTACTGTCTCTGATGCGAGCTGCGCGTTGGGACATTGCAGCTGCTGTTCGGTCCATCGAAGCTGCTTCAGCTGCATCAGACGGTGGCATGTCTACTACAGCTTCTGCGTTAGCTTCCTCTGTCCCCAACGGGCACGCGAAGTTCGCTCTTGAGTCTTACATCTGTCGAAAAATCTTCCAAGGGTTTGATCACGAGACGTTTTACATGGACGGAAGCTTGTCTTCTCTTATCAACCCTGATCAGTACCGTCGCGACTGCTTTGCTCAGTTCAAAGACATGAAGGCAATGGATCCCATGGAGCTGCTTGGGATCTTGCCGACTTGCCATTTTGGTAAGTTCTGCTCGAAGAAGTACCTTTCGATCATTCACAACAAGATGGAGGAGTCGTTGTTCGGGGACTCGGAGCAGCGGGAGGTGGTTCTTGCTGGTAACCATCCAAGAAGTCAGTTCTATGGAGAGTTTTTGGGGTTAGCCAAAGCGGTCTGGCTGCTTCATCTCTTGGCCTTTTCGCTCGATCCATCCCCGAGTCACTTTGAAGCAAACAGAGGAGCAGAGTATCACTCTCAGTACATGGAGAGTGTGGTGAGGTTTCCGGATGGCCGTGTTCCTGCGGGTCAGGTGGTGGGGTTTCCTGTTTGTCCAGGATTCAAGCTTAGCCATCAAGGGAAAGGATCGATCATCAAATCCAGAGTTTACTTGGTTCCAAGGGCGTAA
- the LOC106406104 gene encoding mitochondrial uncoupling protein 2, translated as MADLNPRIEISFLETFICSAFAACFAELCTVPLDTAKVRLQLQRKIPTGDGDNLPKYRGSLGTLSTIAREEGISGLWKGVIAGLHRQCIYGGLRIGLYEPVKTFLVGSDFIGDIPLYQKILAALLTGAIAIIVANPTDLVKVRLQSEGKLPAGVPRRYAGAVDAYFTIVKMEGVSALWTGLGPNIARNAIVNAAELASYDQIKETIMKIPGFGDSVLTHLLAGLAAGFFAVCIGSPVDVVKSRMMGDSTYRNTIDCFIKTMKTEGIMAFYKGFLPNFTRLGTWNVVMFLTLEQVKKVFLREVLLD; from the exons ATGGCGGATCTCAACCCCAGGATCGAGATTTCGTTTCTCGAAACCTTCATTTGCAGCGCTTTCGCAGCTTGTTTCGcagag TTATGTACCGTGCCGTTGGACACAGCTAAAGTTAGGCTTCAGCTCCAAAGAAAGATCCCCACCGGAGACGGTGATAATCTGCCCAAGTACAGAGGCTCCTTGGGTACTCTCTCTACCATAGCAAGAGAAGAAGGTATCTCTGGGCTTTGGAAAGGCGTTATTGCAGGACTGCATCGTCAGTGTATCTATGGTGGCTTAAGAATTGGTTTATATGAGCCT GTCAAGACATTTTTGGTTGGAAGTGACTTTATTGGGGATATTCCATTATATCAGAAGATCCTTGCAGCTTTGTTAACCG GAGCTATAGCTATCATAGTAGCTAATCCAACCGATCTTGTAAAAGTTCGGCTTCAGTCAGAAGGAAAACTACCAGCTGGGGTTCCTAGGCGTTATGCAGGAGCTGTAGACGCTTATTTCACCATAGTGAAGATG GAAGGAGTTAGTGCGCTGTGGACAGGGCTTGGTCCTAATATAGCAAGGAATGCTATTGTAAACGCTGCAGAGCTAGCTAGTTATGATCAAATCAAGGAG ACAATTATGAAAATTCCAGGATTTGGAGACAGTGTTCTAACTCATCTGCTAGCTGGTTTAGCTGCTGGATTCTTTGCTGTTTGTATCGGTTCTCCTGTTGATGTG GTGAAATCTAGAATGATGGGAGACTCTACTTACCGTAACACAATCGATTGCTTCATCAAAACCATGAAGACTGAG GGGATTATGGCCTTCTACAAAGGATTCCTCCCGAATTTTACGCGGCTAGGAACTTGGAACGTTGTTATGTTCCTCACACTTGAACAA GTGAAGAAAGTGTTTCTAAGAGAAGTATTGTTAGATTGA
- the LOC125593036 gene encoding uncharacterized protein LOC125593036, whose translation MRDLNPMSSFGNSPVMCSWCGIHIAHHQWREHVQVCHGAYNHASVAMATTQASIAMATSQVSAQGHGVSAATLTQGQWYQQPYQQYYENYIGDYMQQQPIQCQSFAPQNQDAYNEASVATATTQASIAMTTSQASAQSHGVSAATLTQEQWYQQPYHQYYENYVGDNMQQQQLMQLQSFAPQNQVIYVQVQPRVHHVAQTDHSQMQPQPQVQSQSLAMHQPHDAFSSPKDNNVQDSLAQNTIGQCQSNHPHASWTGLNPQPNQTNQVEAPPNNMFEYHEDHFAEQVTHVHPPQPIILIQKQQPLIPSQLTRDQYTMQQVLKYGGASVPESSYMHSLHQLILSNPSLPQQQTVASTTDVVHNQMHQEGPSYNLDIALQEHQHIPTILGVQPNMNHFSATAPQVGLGHAAPSLQRIPKQVHWPPLGPDKVIHIYGNKDDEAVMEGSISDSTNDLYNVLRAAEETTINFDHKHKRKLTEACDESVHQSKIIVEGSEIKIGPLGKQVMEENVENDCENLGKSLLVDVGNGWEDLGKSILVEKKGLNDDPSLDGTLLTNPSLLDQDGPPQLSNLPQHYLTISEKSRGRSAKSLDRVFDQRSSVRSHEKHETGFELRPTLRSSQPSMDLGEGQFRHGPRNPIREHLGMPSHGYGPSGDRFALHRSEFKGLGNLQIGEKVIAGDKIGAVDSNNGFRLGDVGSQSRYTLQGYPGDDVSFPVKVLVFKFAS comes from the exons ATGAGAGATCTAAATCCAATGAGTTCTTTTGGTAACTCGCCTGTTATGTGCAGCTGGTGCGGAATTCATATTGCACACCATCAATGGCGGGAGCATGTTCAAGTTTGTCAT GGCGCTTATAATCATGCAAGTGTTGCTATGGCCACCACTCAGGCTAGCATTGCTATGGCCACCTCTCAAGTCAGTGCTCAGGGCCATGGTGTATCTGCTGCAACGTTGACTCAAGGGCAATGGTATCAACAACCATATCAACAGTACTACGAAAACTATATCGGAGACTACATGCAACAACAACCGATTCAATGTCAAAGTTTTGCTCCACAAAATCAA GACGCTTATAATGAGGCAAGTGTTGCTACGGCCACCACTCAGGCTAGCATTGCTATGACCACCTCTCAAGCTAGTGCTCAGAGTCATGGTGTATCTGCTGCAACGTTGACTCAAGAGCAATGGTATCAACAACCATATCATCAGTATTATGAAAACTATGTCGGAGACAacatgcaacaacaacaactgaTGCAACTTCAAAGTTTTGCTCCCCAAAATCAAGTAATCTATGTGCAGGTGCAGCCACGGGTTCATCATGTTGCTCAAACCGATCACTCTCAGATGCAACCTCAACCACAGGTCCAATCTCAGAGTTTAGCTATGCATCAACCTCATGATGCATTTTCATCACCTAAGGACAACAATGTTCAGGATAGTCTGGCACAAAACACTATTGGTCAGTGTCAGTCAAACCATCCACATGCATCTTGGACTGGTCTGAACCCTCAACCTAACCAGACAAACCAAGTTGAAGCTCCCCCAAACAATATGTTTGAGTATCATGAAGATCATTTTGCTGAACAGGTAACACATGTTCATCCACCTCAACCTATTATTCTTATTCAAAAACAACAGCCTTTGATACCAAGTCAACTAACGAGAGATCAATATACAATGCAACAGGTGCTTAAGTATGGAGGAGCGTCAGTCCCTGAAAGCTCATATATGCATTCAttacatcaactaattttgtcAAATCCTTCATTGCCGCAACAACAAACAGTAGCATCAACAACTGATGTCGTTCATAATCAGATGCATCAGGAAGGCCCTTCCTATAATCTCGATATAGCTCTGCAGGAGCATCAACATATTCCTACAATTCTTGGGGTTCAACCAAACATGAACCATTTTTCCGCTACTGCACCGCAGGTGGGCTTAGGACATGCTGCACCGAGCTTGCAAAGGATCCCAAAGCAGGTACATTGGCCACCTTTGGGCCCAGATAAAGTAATTCATATATATGGAAATAAAGATGATGAAGCAGTTATGGAGGGTTCAATCTCTGATTCAACCAACGATTTATATAATGTGTTACGTGCTGCTGAAGAAACTACAATTAATTTTGATCATAAGCATAAAAGAAAGCTTACTGAGGCTTGTGATGAATCTGTCCACCAATCAAAGATTATTGTGGAGGGCAGTGAAATAAAAATTGGGCCTCTAGGCAAGCAAGTGATGGAAGAAAATGTTGAAAATGACTGTGAAAACCTGGGTAAGAGTCTTTTAGTAGATGTTGGAAATGGTTGGGAAGACCTAGGTAAGAGTATTTTAGTAGAGAAAAAAGGCCTAAACGATGATCCTTCTCTGGATGGTACTCTACTAACGAACCCTAGTCTGTTAGACCAAGATGGACCTCCACAGCTGAGCAATCTTCCCCAGCATTACCTCACGATTTCTGAAAAATCTAGAGGTCGTTCTGCAAAATCATTGGATAGAGTATTTGACCAGAGATCATCGGTTAGGAGTCATGAAAAGCATGAGACGGGTTTCGAGCTAAGACCTACTTTAAGATCCTCTCAGCCTTCCATGGACTTGGGAGAAGGACAGTTCAGACATGGACCAAGAAATCCTATACGTGAACACCTTGGGATGCCTTCTCATGGATATGGGCCTTCAGGGGATAGATTTGCTTTGCATAGGAGTGAGTTTAAAGGTCTTGGAAATCTTCAAATAGGAGAGAAGGTAATTGCTGGTGATAAGATTGGAGCAGTGGATAGTAATAATGGTTTTAGGCTTGGAGATGTTGGATCTCAGAGTAGATATACCTTGCAAGGATATCCTGGTGATGATGTCTCGTTTCCAGTTAAGGTTTTAGTATTTAAATTTGCctcttaa